From one Bacillus sp. FJAT-42376 genomic stretch:
- the glcD gene encoding glycolate oxidase subunit GlcD, producing the protein MLNLEFKEKLINAVGKSNVEDSKASRLVYSYDATPNFQALPDAVVSPRSAEEVSLVVKLCGQYNVPIVPRGSGTNLCAGTCPTEGGIVLLFKHMNKILEVDEENLTVTVQPGAVTLDIIHEVEARGLFYPPDPSSMKISTIGGNINENSGGLRGLKYGVTRDYVMALEIVLANGDIIRTGGKLAKDVAGYDFTRLFVGSEGTLGIMTEATLKLIPMPETKSTMLALYQDLEAAARSVSKIISNKIIPATLEFLDQPTLQVVEDFAKIGLPTDVKAVLLIEQDGPADLVSGDMLKMADICKQEQAVSVQLAKTAEEAEALRTARRSALSALARLKPTTILEDATVPRSEIAKMVAAINEIGERFNVQICTFGHAGDGNLHPTVATDARDHDEMERVEQAFAAIFEKAIELGGTITGEHGVGEMKAPYLELKLGAAGIHAMKAVKQALDPNGIMNPGKVFAKDTRKRVVVSS; encoded by the coding sequence ATGCTGAACTTAGAATTCAAAGAAAAACTGATAAATGCTGTCGGCAAAAGCAACGTGGAGGACTCGAAGGCAAGCAGGCTTGTGTATTCGTATGACGCAACACCGAATTTTCAGGCGCTGCCCGATGCGGTCGTATCACCAAGGTCTGCTGAGGAAGTGTCACTGGTGGTAAAGCTTTGCGGACAATACAACGTCCCGATTGTACCAAGAGGTTCGGGTACAAACCTATGCGCAGGCACCTGTCCGACGGAAGGGGGGATTGTGCTTTTATTTAAGCATATGAACAAAATCCTTGAAGTCGATGAGGAAAACCTGACTGTGACGGTCCAGCCTGGAGCCGTTACATTGGATATCATCCATGAAGTCGAGGCGCGCGGACTGTTTTATCCTCCCGATCCAAGCTCTATGAAAATCTCCACGATCGGAGGGAATATCAACGAAAATTCCGGAGGGCTGCGCGGATTAAAGTACGGTGTTACCCGTGATTACGTCATGGCACTTGAGATTGTACTTGCCAATGGAGACATCATCCGGACAGGCGGAAAGCTTGCGAAGGATGTGGCCGGGTATGATTTCACCCGGTTGTTTGTAGGCTCTGAAGGGACGCTTGGAATCATGACGGAAGCAACATTAAAGCTGATTCCAATGCCGGAGACAAAGAGCACGATGCTTGCTCTTTATCAGGATCTGGAGGCCGCAGCAAGATCGGTTTCTAAAATTATCTCCAATAAAATCATTCCGGCTACACTGGAGTTTTTGGATCAGCCTACACTGCAGGTGGTTGAAGACTTTGCCAAAATCGGACTGCCGACGGATGTAAAAGCGGTCCTTCTCATCGAACAGGACGGCCCGGCTGATCTCGTTTCAGGAGATATGCTGAAAATGGCGGACATCTGCAAGCAGGAGCAGGCTGTTTCCGTTCAGCTGGCCAAAACAGCTGAAGAAGCCGAGGCTCTGCGAACGGCAAGGCGCTCCGCATTGTCCGCGCTTGCCCGTCTGAAGCCGACAACCATTCTGGAAGACGCGACCGTTCCAAGATCAGAAATTGCGAAGATGGTGGCCGCGATTAATGAAATAGGCGAACGATTCAATGTACAAATCTGCACGTTCGGCCATGCCGGCGACGGGAACCTTCATCCTACGGTTGCAACCGATGCACGGGACCACGATGAAATGGAACGGGTGGAACAAGCGTTTGCCGCTATTTTCGAAAAGGCCATTGAACTTGGCGGAACGATTACCGGTGAACATGGCGTCGGGGAAATGAAGGCGCCGTATCTTGAATTAAAACTCGGAGCGGCAGGCATTCATGCTATGAAGGCTGTCAAACAGGCCCTTGATCCAAACGGAATCATGAATCCAGGGAAAGTATTTGCGAAGGACACAAGAAAAAGGGTGGTTGTGTCATCATGA
- a CDS encoding sugar diacid recognition domain-containing protein: MLLPALAAKIVEEVKKVIEEDVIVVTPEGTIIASTDDSRMGDFHEGAKMASREKRKVIISKEDEQTLAGVKAGINLPVFFQGEVAGVIGITGIPENISPFGEVIRKMTELLVNENYYTDQLNWEARTREAFVFDWIELKKWTPSFMDRAQMLNVDLTVPRMAAIAVLPDEDLHFKHIASVIQTWQNSYPADLFVQWGNNRIVMVFQAGDKAYARSRAAAIHEYLEEKLQTRVLMGAGKAVPSADLSASYAQAERALNSPRGKQRIIFDEDLTIEMLLGDISSETKKEYIERTLAPMLPEEDLLRTLIVLFEMDHSLKKTAEALHIHINTLHYRLKKIEDLTGLNPSRLNDALILYLAVIFMDKHPK, encoded by the coding sequence ATGCTGCTGCCTGCCCTTGCCGCTAAAATTGTGGAAGAAGTCAAAAAGGTGATTGAGGAGGATGTAATCGTTGTAACTCCTGAAGGAACGATCATTGCAAGCACGGATGACAGCCGGATGGGCGACTTCCATGAAGGGGCGAAAATGGCTTCGCGCGAAAAGCGCAAGGTCATCATTTCCAAAGAAGATGAACAGACACTTGCGGGTGTCAAAGCGGGAATCAACCTTCCCGTATTTTTTCAGGGAGAAGTGGCCGGCGTGATCGGCATCACCGGGATCCCTGAAAACATATCCCCTTTCGGAGAAGTCATCCGGAAAATGACTGAGCTTCTTGTGAACGAAAATTACTATACAGACCAATTAAATTGGGAAGCCCGGACCCGGGAAGCCTTTGTTTTTGACTGGATTGAGCTGAAGAAATGGACTCCGTCTTTTATGGACCGCGCCCAGATGCTGAATGTAGATCTAACCGTTCCGCGAATGGCGGCGATCGCCGTTTTGCCCGATGAAGATCTCCACTTTAAACACATTGCTTCTGTGATTCAAACATGGCAGAACAGTTACCCGGCCGATCTTTTTGTCCAATGGGGCAACAACCGGATTGTGATGGTCTTTCAGGCTGGGGACAAGGCATATGCGAGAAGCCGGGCTGCAGCCATTCACGAGTATCTGGAGGAAAAGCTTCAGACCCGGGTTTTGATGGGAGCCGGAAAGGCTGTCCCCTCCGCTGATTTGTCTGCTTCCTATGCACAGGCAGAGCGCGCATTGAACTCACCTCGGGGGAAGCAGCGGATTATTTTCGATGAAGACTTGACGATTGAAATGCTGCTCGGTGACATCTCTTCTGAAACGAAAAAAGAGTATATAGAACGCACCCTCGCCCCCATGCTGCCAGAGGAGGACCTGCTGCGTACATTGATTGTGCTGTTTGAAATGGATCATTCTTTAAAGAAAACAGCCGAAGCTCTTCATATCCATATTAATACGCTTCATTACCGGCTGAAAAAAATCGAAGATCTGACAGGACTGAACCCTTCCAGGCTTAATGACGCTCTCATTCTCTATCTGGCTGTCATCTTTATGGATAAACATCCAAAATAA
- a CDS encoding endo alpha-1,4 polygalactosaminidase, protein MNRKFVLLAGCATLILFIILGSSLFLINKQRNQLFEISSYKIYYDEPSRAVVKEMSRYPLVIIEPVYYTKKQIAEIQENGTLVYGYINSMESDKWNEELFRQFEDQDFYRGDHGERVYIKKWDAYLMNMTSDHYRSTLLEEIKNQIIDKQLDGVFLDTVGDIDDYFIDDPKEMGRQQTGLIQLLKELESRQISVIQNWGMRTLQKTAPYIDGFMWEDFQYSEIMMDDWSRKWMKKTRRLAEDYEIEIFTVSEKEKRKSEQLSEDQGFIHYYAPRGYEEW, encoded by the coding sequence TTGAATAGAAAATTTGTACTGCTCGCAGGCTGTGCCACACTTATACTTTTTATCATTCTCGGATCCTCTTTGTTTCTTATAAATAAACAGAGGAACCAGCTTTTTGAGATTTCTTCTTATAAAATTTACTATGATGAACCATCCCGGGCTGTAGTGAAAGAAATGTCGCGGTATCCATTGGTCATCATCGAACCCGTTTACTATACGAAAAAACAAATAGCCGAAATCCAGGAAAACGGAACACTTGTATATGGATATATCAATTCCATGGAATCGGACAAGTGGAACGAAGAACTGTTCCGGCAGTTTGAGGATCAGGATTTTTATAGAGGCGATCATGGAGAACGGGTCTATATAAAGAAATGGGATGCATATTTAATGAATATGACATCCGATCATTACCGGAGCACACTTTTGGAAGAAATAAAAAATCAGATTATAGATAAACAGCTGGATGGAGTGTTTTTAGATACGGTGGGAGACATTGATGATTATTTCATTGATGACCCGAAAGAGATGGGACGCCAGCAGACGGGACTGATTCAACTCTTGAAAGAGCTTGAGAGCCGCCAGATTTCCGTCATTCAGAATTGGGGGATGAGAACCCTGCAGAAGACAGCTCCTTACATTGACGGTTTTATGTGGGAGGACTTTCAGTATTCTGAAATCATGATGGATGACTGGTCGCGAAAGTGGATGAAGAAAACCCGCCGATTGGCCGAAGACTATGAAATAGAAATCTTTACCGTATCCGAAAAAGAGAAGAGAAAAAGTGAACAGCTATCTGAGGATCAGGGATTTATTCATTATTATGCTCCGCGCGGGTATGAGGAATGGTGA
- a CDS encoding L-lactate dehydrogenase codes for MTGVQTSRVVLIGTGSVGASYAFALMNQGIADELVLIDMNEEKAMGDVMDLNHGKVFAPYPTHVQSGTYEDCRTADLVVICAGANQKPGETRLDLVDKNLKIFKQIVSRVMDAGFNGIFLVATNPVDILTYATWAYSGLPKERVIGSGTILDTARFRYELGEYFQVAPTNVHAYIIGEHGDSELPVYSAADVGGVPVLKRIERDASYKKEDLDEIFIHVRDAAYEIIKRKGATFYGIAMGLVRITKAILHNENSVLTVSSLLEGEYGEDRVYIGVPAVINREGIREVIELDLNEEEKKRFSHSAEVLKNTLKLHFDEENE; via the coding sequence ATGACAGGCGTACAAACTAGCCGGGTTGTACTGATTGGGACAGGATCTGTTGGAGCGAGCTATGCGTTTGCTTTGATGAATCAGGGGATTGCGGATGAATTAGTGCTGATTGATATGAATGAAGAGAAAGCGATGGGCGATGTGATGGATTTGAATCACGGGAAGGTGTTTGCGCCGTATCCGACCCATGTTCAGTCCGGCACCTATGAAGATTGCCGAACCGCTGATTTAGTTGTGATTTGTGCGGGTGCGAATCAGAAGCCTGGTGAAACCCGTCTGGACTTAGTGGATAAAAATTTGAAGATTTTCAAACAGATTGTAAGCAGAGTAATGGATGCCGGATTTAATGGGATTTTTCTTGTGGCAACGAATCCTGTCGATATCCTGACGTATGCGACGTGGGCATACAGCGGCCTGCCGAAAGAGCGGGTCATCGGTTCCGGAACGATTTTGGATACAGCAAGATTCCGATATGAATTGGGAGAGTATTTTCAGGTGGCCCCAACTAATGTCCATGCGTATATCATTGGCGAGCATGGCGACAGTGAGCTTCCGGTATACAGCGCAGCTGATGTCGGGGGGGTTCCTGTTTTAAAGCGGATCGAGCGGGATGCGTCCTATAAGAAAGAAGATTTGGATGAAATTTTTATTCATGTCCGGGATGCGGCATACGAAATTATTAAAAGAAAAGGGGCTACGTTTTACGGGATTGCGATGGGGCTTGTCCGAATTACAAAGGCTATTCTTCATAATGAGAACAGTGTTCTGACGGTTTCCTCTTTGCTTGAGGGGGAGTATGGAGAAGATCGGGTTTATATCGGGGTTCCGGCTGTGATTAACCGGGAGGGCATTAGAGAAGTGATTGAACTGGATTTGAATGAGGAAGAGAAAAAGCGGTTCAGCCATAGTGCAGAGGTGCTGAAGAATACTTTGAAGCTGCATTTTGATGAGGAAAACGAATAA
- the lepB gene encoding signal peptidase I, with the protein MKERKKKEIWSWLSSILAAVIVAMICQQFIFTPVMVKGKSMMPTFESDNQIIVSKISRIERFDMIVFHSPISKDNYIKRVIGLPGDTVQIKNDVLTINGKIYKEPYLEQNKSILVPRENLTENLTIRVPAGSYYVMGDNRRDSMDSRVFGCISKKSVIGEAKFRFSPIERMGTLN; encoded by the coding sequence ATGAAAGAACGGAAAAAGAAAGAAATCTGGTCCTGGCTCAGCAGTATTTTAGCCGCTGTCATTGTCGCCATGATTTGCCAGCAGTTTATTTTTACCCCCGTCATGGTGAAAGGAAAGTCCATGATGCCGACTTTTGAAAGCGATAACCAGATTATCGTATCCAAAATCAGCAGGATCGAGCGCTTTGATATGATCGTTTTCCACTCGCCGATCTCCAAAGACAATTACATCAAGCGGGTCATCGGACTTCCAGGCGACACGGTCCAAATTAAAAATGATGTCTTAACCATCAACGGTAAAATATATAAAGAGCCTTATTTAGAACAAAATAAAAGCATTCTTGTTCCACGCGAAAACCTGACGGAAAACCTGACAATCAGGGTTCCCGCCGGATCCTACTATGTAATGGGGGATAACCGCCGCGACAGCATGGACAGCCGTGTATTCGGCTGCATCTCCAAAAAGTCAGTCATCGGGGAAGCCAAATTCAGATTTTCTCCTATTGAACGGATGGGAACATTGAATTAA
- a CDS encoding Rrf2 family transcriptional regulator, with translation MQMKTGVEQAVYAILMLTFLPEKAVLPGEVISGQLGGSPTYFQKLLRKLVSADLIASVPGKKGGFRLKRKPEDIAIYDVYMAIEGKQSLYSSTGIFHDMLNIQDKEIDLLSNLMGEAESSWKSILNRETIGSLNEEIHKKCPKESIVNLRAAIHEKMVV, from the coding sequence TTGCAAATGAAAACCGGAGTGGAACAGGCCGTATACGCAATTCTTATGCTGACTTTCTTACCTGAAAAAGCGGTATTGCCTGGAGAAGTCATAAGCGGCCAACTGGGAGGATCGCCGACCTATTTTCAAAAACTGCTCAGAAAGCTGGTCAGTGCAGATTTGATTGCTTCTGTTCCCGGTAAGAAGGGCGGCTTCCGTTTAAAAAGAAAACCGGAGGATATTGCAATCTATGATGTGTACATGGCGATTGAAGGAAAGCAGTCCCTTTATTCATCAACCGGAATCTTTCATGACATGCTTAATATTCAGGATAAAGAAATCGACTTGCTGTCCAATTTAATGGGAGAGGCTGAATCATCATGGAAATCAATATTAAACCGTGAAACAATCGGATCCCTCAATGAAGAGATTCACAAAAAATGCCCTAAGGAAAGCATCGTAAATTTGCGTGCGGCCATTCATGAAAAAATGGTGGTCTAA
- a CDS encoding nuclear transport factor 2 family protein codes for MENLDKYFDLFDQSRTSEKAMEELNALFSDDMVFVLNGDKKSGIENWKLFMKLVFTENSDIKHMYEGWKKAEGADHYETQWAVCGKHSSGRVFTQTGKDIAKVNEHGKIVYLENVPDSKDMFHTYKTL; via the coding sequence ATGGAAAACTTAGATAAATATTTTGACTTATTTGATCAGTCCAGAACGAGTGAAAAGGCAATGGAAGAATTGAATGCTCTTTTTTCAGATGACATGGTTTTCGTTTTAAATGGGGACAAGAAGTCCGGTATTGAAAACTGGAAGCTGTTTATGAAGTTGGTGTTTACCGAAAACAGCGATATTAAACATATGTATGAAGGCTGGAAAAAAGCAGAGGGTGCTGATCATTACGAAACCCAATGGGCGGTATGCGGAAAGCATTCATCAGGGCGGGTGTTCACTCAAACGGGCAAGGACATAGCAAAAGTGAATGAGCACGGCAAGATTGTTTATTTAGAAAATGTGCCGGACAGCAAGGATATGTTTCATACCTATAAAACGCTATAA
- a CDS encoding aromatic ring-hydroxylating dioxygenase subunit alpha: MEENINRVFPSAWYAVAYSSELTKKPVRKKVIGREMVLYRDQQGEVKALHAFCPHRGADLSLGCVKNGELMCAYHGWKFDGDGTCSEIPSQPDKPIPKFAHTAAFPVTEEAGLIWVYPDYEAEEVPDFQVIPDIKESRYRLSPYKAHWDAHLTRAVESVLDVAHLSFVHKKTIGRNSNTVFHDLPYTHEGDSIMIQNGGGLLEYRFPQQWILRPAHDTKHAFINYVTFTPVDEEETMIFGYAGRTFAKKVPFMDRVFSKYSLKILDEDKSVVESQHPRPIPEALRMEAHVYADGPQIAFRKRWFEFLSQEEKKISLDEGVKVY, from the coding sequence ATGGAGGAGAACATCAACCGCGTTTTCCCCTCGGCATGGTATGCGGTCGCTTATTCATCTGAGCTGACAAAAAAGCCGGTCAGAAAAAAGGTCATCGGCCGGGAAATGGTGCTCTACCGCGACCAGCAAGGCGAGGTGAAGGCGCTGCATGCGTTTTGCCCGCACAGAGGGGCCGATCTGTCACTTGGCTGTGTGAAAAACGGAGAGCTCATGTGTGCCTATCATGGCTGGAAGTTTGACGGAGACGGAACGTGTTCAGAAATTCCGTCCCAGCCGGATAAACCAATCCCGAAATTTGCCCATACGGCGGCATTTCCGGTGACGGAGGAAGCCGGCCTCATTTGGGTGTATCCCGATTATGAAGCAGAGGAAGTTCCTGATTTTCAAGTCATTCCGGACATCAAGGAGAGCAGGTACCGTCTCTCTCCTTACAAGGCTCATTGGGATGCCCATTTAACAAGGGCTGTCGAAAGTGTCCTGGACGTCGCTCATTTGTCCTTCGTTCATAAAAAAACAATCGGCCGGAACTCGAATACCGTCTTTCACGATCTTCCCTACACTCACGAAGGGGACAGCATTATGATTCAAAACGGAGGCGGTCTTCTTGAATACCGGTTTCCTCAGCAATGGATTTTAAGGCCCGCCCATGACACGAAACATGCCTTTATTAACTATGTGACGTTTACACCTGTAGATGAGGAAGAAACGATGATTTTCGGCTATGCCGGGAGAACATTCGCGAAAAAGGTGCCCTTTATGGATCGGGTTTTTTCAAAATACAGCCTGAAAATCCTCGACGAAGACAAATCCGTTGTGGAAAGCCAGCACCCGAGACCGATTCCCGAAGCACTCCGGATGGAGGCGCACGTTTACGCAGATGGCCCGCAAATCGCCTTCAGAAAAAGATGGTTTGAATTTCTGTCGCAGGAAGAAAAAAAGATCAGCCTGGATGAGGGTGTGAAGGTATATTAA
- a CDS encoding ROK family protein produces MRIGNKELIKDINRNLVLETVRLYEPLSRTDVSKRADLGLSTVTSIVDRLMEADLIYEKGEAVSTGGRKGVLLRFNQNYGFTAAIKLEESRLILSITNLASEILLKTEQSFEPGASVKEVMTLLIRSLASALEQLRLSQDRFLGISIVSSGLISDKEGKIIRSTLLGWENADVCTPIQDHFHTPIFLSNNVNAYTLAEKEFGFGSRFTSFICLSIGAGIGASFSFGQNLYTGHHGGAGEVGHTILYPNGYQCHCGQRGCLEMYASERFFQIAGPETKREYPESPLHSFTFDEVYHQAGLGDRLALDLFKELGENAGFGLLNLINLLNPEAIILIGEGVKAERFFLPYALEKANENFFGKAGLSTPVFVSRLGDDAWLKGASLFAINHLFAPPIYKKSELFS; encoded by the coding sequence ATGAGGATTGGCAATAAAGAGTTAATAAAGGATATTAACCGGAATCTCGTATTGGAAACGGTTCGTCTTTACGAGCCGCTCAGCCGTACGGATGTGTCTAAAAGGGCTGATCTGGGCCTGTCCACCGTTACGTCGATCGTGGACCGGCTCATGGAAGCGGACCTTATTTACGAGAAAGGAGAAGCTGTTTCGACGGGAGGAAGGAAGGGGGTTTTACTCCGATTCAATCAGAACTACGGCTTTACAGCGGCTATTAAATTGGAAGAATCAAGGCTGATTCTGTCCATTACAAATCTTGCATCAGAGATTCTATTAAAAACGGAGCAATCGTTTGAACCCGGAGCATCAGTAAAAGAGGTCATGACACTGCTTATCCGGTCACTGGCATCGGCACTGGAGCAGCTGCGTTTATCTCAGGACCGGTTTCTTGGAATCAGCATCGTGTCATCCGGGCTGATCAGCGACAAGGAAGGCAAGATTATCCGTTCGACTCTTCTCGGCTGGGAAAATGCGGATGTCTGTACTCCTATTCAGGATCATTTTCATACTCCTATTTTTTTATCAAACAATGTAAACGCTTACACATTAGCGGAAAAAGAATTTGGATTCGGCTCCCGGTTTACGAGTTTCATATGCCTCTCGATTGGTGCCGGCATTGGAGCGTCGTTTTCCTTTGGACAAAACCTGTATACAGGGCATCACGGAGGAGCGGGAGAAGTGGGGCACACCATCCTCTATCCGAATGGATACCAGTGCCATTGCGGCCAGAGGGGCTGTCTTGAAATGTACGCCTCAGAACGTTTTTTTCAAATTGCGGGACCTGAAACAAAACGGGAGTATCCGGAAAGTCCGCTTCACAGCTTTACTTTCGATGAGGTATACCATCAAGCCGGCTTGGGAGACAGGCTGGCATTGGATTTGTTTAAAGAGCTCGGAGAGAATGCGGGATTCGGGCTGCTGAATCTAATCAACCTGTTAAATCCGGAAGCCATCATCTTAATTGGCGAAGGGGTGAAAGCAGAAAGATTTTTCCTGCCGTATGCACTGGAAAAAGCGAATGAAAATTTCTTTGGAAAAGCAGGTTTGTCTACGCCGGTTTTTGTTTCCCGGCTCGGGGATGACGCATGGCTGAAAGGAGCTTCTCTTTTTGCCATTAACCATTTATTTGCCCCGCCTATTTATAAAAAAAGTGAGCTTTTCAGCTGA
- a CDS encoding CBM35 domain-containing protein — MDKRWKRFALASAAALSIGVLNTQDAAARESTATQKGSGPLYWISYEHQFTNNSFLPEDRWKQNIDWMAKNFQPYGYDMVSTDGWIEGSTKHTENGYILSHNDSWEHNWKYWGDYIHSKNMKLGIYYNPLWVTPAAAENEQATVIGRPDIKIKDIVNTDDRFNGGQPNSLYWVDVTKDGAKEYIQGYVNYFKEQGADFLRVDFLSWYETGTDKNVGNVGMAHGRENYETALKWMEEAAGKDMTLSLVMPHLKEHGKVELKYGDMVRIDEDVFNGGWDHISGRRQGWTDTWSQWANAFQGFTGFADISGRNAMILDGDFLRMNTFKGDYAKNERKTAVSLFTMAGSPMAIADQADTIGSSAKYYQNPELLEFNKLGFAGKPIFKSNAHYKYNSRDSERWVGQLPDGSWAVGLFNRSDYAKSLSIDFQDVLGFKEEAMVRDIWKHKDLGYKKGYSVKLQPHDAAVIKVIPKTAGKTYEAEVASFQNGASFNNISLDFKGFGFIENLDKPGASMTIPVSVPESGEQMVAVNYANGADKAVSKTLIVNGEKQNMLFKPLGDWEKWGKQFVKVNLKEGENLITLENGDRDQGELRIDSISLGEDPGALVNGGFETGDHTGWELWNPNGAAAGVDTSDAHTGFKHYFFKSEPYEARIHQKLSGLENGTYDVKAWVKLQPFDHPDFSGYTARMELKGQGVKETNLDLKPEQPEFAWKEISQKAEVTSGELDIGFYMNVPKNTSFQLDDVTVTKDAPEADQPSILQNGDFHLGMKNWSFTNLPAAQWVNHKKAAFIRQSGPSEMWQYAAVEPGTYTVQAKVRNHGRQAEIFVKGQGRKSARAIPSNGEWGTVEIQQITVAEPEVLKLGITAGKGGKTLDTDSVKLIRTK; from the coding sequence GTGGATAAAAGATGGAAGCGTTTCGCACTGGCATCAGCTGCTGCATTAAGTATCGGGGTTTTGAATACGCAGGATGCCGCAGCAAGAGAAAGCACCGCCACCCAAAAAGGATCGGGCCCGCTATACTGGATTTCGTATGAACATCAATTTACGAACAACAGCTTTCTGCCGGAGGACCGATGGAAGCAAAATATTGACTGGATGGCGAAGAATTTTCAGCCCTATGGATATGATATGGTTTCAACCGACGGGTGGATTGAGGGGTCAACGAAGCATACGGAGAACGGATACATCCTCTCTCATAACGACTCTTGGGAGCATAATTGGAAATACTGGGGGGACTACATCCACTCCAAAAATATGAAGCTCGGAATTTATTATAACCCTCTTTGGGTCACACCGGCAGCTGCAGAAAATGAACAGGCAACCGTTATTGGCCGGCCGGATATCAAAATTAAAGATATTGTGAATACCGATGACCGCTTTAACGGCGGACAGCCCAATTCACTTTACTGGGTGGATGTAACGAAGGATGGGGCTAAGGAATACATCCAGGGGTACGTCAACTACTTTAAAGAACAGGGAGCAGACTTTTTAAGAGTGGACTTTCTATCCTGGTACGAAACGGGAACCGATAAAAACGTCGGCAATGTTGGAATGGCTCATGGCCGTGAGAATTATGAAACGGCTTTGAAGTGGATGGAGGAAGCAGCAGGAAAAGACATGACGCTGAGTCTCGTTATGCCGCATTTGAAGGAACACGGGAAAGTGGAGCTGAAATATGGTGATATGGTCCGGATTGATGAAGATGTGTTTAATGGAGGATGGGATCATATAAGCGGAAGAAGGCAGGGCTGGACCGATACGTGGTCGCAATGGGCGAACGCGTTTCAGGGCTTTACCGGTTTTGCAGATATCTCCGGAAGGAATGCGATGATTCTGGATGGTGATTTCTTAAGGATGAATACATTTAAAGGAGACTATGCAAAAAATGAACGGAAAACGGCCGTCTCGTTATTTACAATGGCCGGATCTCCGATGGCGATTGCAGACCAGGCTGATACAATCGGAAGCAGCGCAAAATACTATCAGAACCCCGAGCTATTGGAATTTAATAAGCTTGGATTTGCGGGAAAACCGATTTTTAAAAGCAATGCCCACTATAAATACAACTCAAGGGACAGCGAGCGGTGGGTGGGACAGCTGCCGGATGGAAGCTGGGCTGTCGGTCTTTTCAATCGCTCGGATTATGCGAAAAGCCTAAGTATTGATTTTCAGGACGTGCTTGGATTCAAGGAGGAAGCTATGGTCCGGGATATATGGAAACACAAGGATCTTGGATACAAAAAAGGCTACAGCGTGAAGCTCCAGCCCCATGACGCTGCCGTCATAAAGGTGATTCCGAAAACGGCGGGAAAAACGTATGAGGCAGAGGTGGCGTCCTTCCAAAACGGTGCATCCTTTAACAACATCAGTCTGGATTTTAAAGGATTTGGCTTTATTGAAAATCTGGATAAACCGGGCGCAAGTATGACGATTCCCGTATCTGTTCCTGAGAGCGGGGAACAAATGGTTGCGGTTAACTACGCAAATGGGGCAGACAAGGCGGTTTCCAAAACACTGATTGTGAACGGAGAAAAGCAGAACATGCTATTCAAGCCTCTCGGCGATTGGGAAAAATGGGGCAAACAGTTCGTAAAGGTGAATCTAAAAGAAGGGGAAAACCTGATCACATTGGAAAACGGGGACAGAGATCAAGGAGAACTCCGGATCGATTCTATCTCACTGGGAGAGGACCCGGGAGCCCTTGTTAATGGAGGATTCGAGACAGGGGATCATACAGGATGGGAACTATGGAATCCAAACGGAGCCGCAGCAGGAGTGGACACGAGTGATGCCCATACTGGATTCAAGCATTATTTCTTTAAGTCAGAGCCTTACGAAGCCCGTATCCATCAAAAGCTTTCAGGACTGGAAAACGGAACGTACGATGTAAAAGCATGGGTGAAGCTCCAGCCTTTTGACCACCCTGATTTTTCAGGATACACAGCCCGCATGGAATTGAAAGGGCAAGGGGTTAAGGAAACAAATCTTGATTTGAAACCGGAACAGCCTGAATTTGCCTGGAAGGAGATATCTCAAAAAGCAGAGGTAACAAGCGGTGAACTGGATATCGGTTTTTATATGAACGTTCCCAAAAATACGTCCTTCCAGCTCGATGACGTGACGGTAACGAAAGACGCGCCGGAAGCCGATCAGCCATCCATCCTTCAAAACGGAGACTTTCATCTCGGAATGAAAAACTGGTCCTTCACAAATCTCCCGGCTGCCCAATGGGTGAATCATAAAAAAGCAGCATTCATCCGCCAATCCGGCCCATCCGAAATGTGGCAGTATGCCGCAGTTGAACCGGGAACCTATACCGTGCAGGCAAAGGTTAGAAATCACGGGCGCCAGGCAGAAATTTTTGTAAAGGGACAGGGCCGGAAATCCGCAAGAGCCATCCCTTCAAACGGAGAATGGGGAACGGTTGAAATCCAGCAGATTACCGTAGCTGAACCTGAGGTCCTGAAGCTTGGAATCACTGCAGGAAAAGGCGGCAAGACACTCGATACGGATTCTGTTAAATTGATTAGAACAAAGTGA